In the Malania oleifera isolate guangnan ecotype guangnan chromosome 1, ASM2987363v1, whole genome shotgun sequence genome, one interval contains:
- the LOC131149060 gene encoding protein GRIM REAPER-like: MAATLFRLTAILLTLTLPLTLLAASPSPMTSLIAADAEDYEEYVIDTPFVNTGSLRGRFLASIIKKGTHCDVSNNICNGISANNGASRLFCCKSHCRNVLRDRNNCGRCGHKCGFGQLCCGGKCTNVGFDPLHCGKCNKACAPGVKCENSSCGYAS; encoded by the coding sequence ATGGCTGCCACTCTCTTCCGGCTCACAGCCATCCTTCTCACCCTTACCCTCCCTCTCACATTACTAGCAGCCTCCCCCTCTCCAATGACCTCTTTGATAGCTGCCGATGCCGAAGACTATGAAGAGTACGTAATCGACACTCCATTTGTCAATACTGGATCCTTGAGAGGTCGATTTTTAGCGAGTATCATAAAGAAAGGTACACACTGTGATGTTAGTAACAACATATGTAATGGGATTTCGGCAAACAATGGTGCTAGCCGTCTTTTTTGCTGTAAGAGTCATTGCCGCAATGTTCTTCGAGACAGGAACAATTGCGGAAGGTGCGGGCACAAGTGTGGTTTTGGACAACTTTGCTGTGGGGGTAAATGCACCAACGTAGGTTTCGATCCTCTTCACTGTGGCAAGTGCAACAAAGCATGCGCTCCGGGAGTTAAATGTGAGAACAGTTCTTGTGGATATGCTTCATGA